Genomic DNA from Cydia splendana chromosome 14, ilCydSple1.2, whole genome shotgun sequence:
TACAGTAACTTACATATCGATCAATGCTCTTTATTAAACTTAAGAGGTATCGGTACAAATCTATTATTTTCCGATTTCGAAACATGACCAGGTACTTTCTTAGCAAGCGATCCTTTCTTGCTCTTTCTATCGACGCTGTACGGATCAAGTGGCCAGTTTTCGTCAGATCCTGATTCTCCTGATATCTCCAAGGTGTCGCGTCTCCGTCGTTTCCCGGAGACGACACCAAGTTGAAGCAGGACGGGGTTGGTGACCAGGGCGGCAGCGGCGCCGAGTAGGGCGATGCCTGCTATTGGCCATAACAACGCTTTTGTGGCCAGCTGGAAAACAAGTGAATTTATCGGCAGATGTTCGAGGGATCAGCTGGCGATGTTGTTAGTAAAAACAAACTAAGTTGATCCTTTCAAGGTGACCCATTTTTTAAGGTTCGAGTTTATCTTGTGTGTAATTAAAAACGTGTGCACTTTGATTATTAGATTGTTCAGAAAATTTTGAATACTTCACCCGCTATGGCTACTTCAGCTAATGATTACatgtcatgtaggtacttacccagTACCTACCCACAAGTAAATAAACCTTTATTTATAAACACAGGTTACATACCAAAATCTAGATAATTATCCTTCAGAGACCAAACTAGCCTGTACCTTTTCCTTATAAACGGTGTTACATGTATGAAGATAGTACATAATACCTACCCACCTGTATTACCTGCGTGTTTTTGAGAAATACCTATATATGTCGATTGTGTACTTACTAGGTACCTGCCTAAGTACCTAGTGTAACTGGGAATAACAACGAAAGTAAAATGATAAAGTTAGAAATCGTACGCCATTTTTATAAGACGCCCGTTCTGCATAACGTAAAACTAGACAGGTTGCAAGTTGGTAAAAAGAGGATATTAAACCAGTTAAGTAGCAACAATGAAAATAatctaagtaagtacctactaaggCAGTTTAAAGAGACCCAAGAGGTTAAAGACACTAGACATGGCTGCACACAGTGCACATTATTGTTTTCGATGGGATAATATCGTCGTAAATATTCGAAACATTGCATAAATAACGCCTAAACAGGATACTGTGTGGGATAATAAAGCAGCTGCATAGGAAATTAGTGGGTAGTACTAACCGTACATTTGAATTTAGAAAGGATTTGGATTCGATAATTACTCGTAGATTGAATCTCAATGCATTTCGGTATACACACACAGTATCAGTTTAAAATGTTAATGTCAAGTTCAACcgacatatttataaataatcatTGCTCTACTCTaccttcaaaaaccacggaggaaccagtcgagtacgtttgtatggagaaatgaccactcctatTGGCTcttaataaaaaccggccaagtgcgagtcggactcgcacacgaagggttccgtaccattatctataaaaacggtcaccatccaccgacgttgcttaacttcggtcaaaaatcacgtttgttgtatgggagccccacttaaatctttattttaatctgtttttagtatttgttgttatagcggcaacagaaatacatcatctgtgaaaatttcagctgtctagctattatagatcacgagatacagcctggtgacagacggacggacggacggacagcggagtcttaagcGGGCCACAgaccatcagttttaactgCACAGTTTTAACTGTTCAGTCAAACTGTTCAGTTTAaaactgagctgaaaggatagtgttatctaagtgatctacaatcgagttaatataatcgtaaagctgggttaaaaagtaaaacaaaaccattaaaatgaaatatttttatatcagtgacaacctcacaaagttagagttagaccaagataagtctgcagcgatttttatagcccactcagtgcaagtgttattttaaacgtcaaacttctatgaaataatgacgtacctataaataaaacttgcaccgcgtgggctatcaaaatcgctgcagacttatcttggtctgactctatttacATTTTAAGTTGACACATGTACTGTCATTCAACAGGCTCTACTTGCTAAGGTTGAAACATACAAATGTTTGCACTATTGTTTAACAAACTATAtttcaaaaacggttagaaatattaacgtgattataataataagtgaaaaataaagtacgtagcctaaacaattccccgtttgcgtaaaagtccttcgttttgttccacccgatatatatgttagtttgtaaggtaggtatgtatctatgggccttagttgcctgaaaataaatgctttgattgattgattgaatttGAACCGGCGTCTTCTCTTCAGCTAACGCGGCTTAGTCTTTCTAAGATTAGATACATATACTCGAGAAATTGGGACGGTTACCGACGTGACGGGACGCCGGCTAGAGGTCCAGAAcgttaagccccccattcacactcctaccgtgtaggccgcctcgtagtccgcctcgttgggttgtactgtgtatgggggttgcggactacgagccgtcctacaaacggctaaacggtaggacggctcgtagtccgtaAGCGTCGCGTAAGCTGACGCCGGTTTGAATCCATGGTAGAGACCATTGGAGgtgtttgttattttttattactcttTTCGTCGTTAGTCGTTTTATTATCAGTTTATAACAACAAAAGCTAGATTGTAATTTCCTTAAGCCAGCCTCCATCATAACAAATGTCCGACCTATTGAGATAGTACGGATGTGTTGTCACAGAATCATGTAACAATGAGATGCTGAGCAATGAAGAGCGGAACGGTCACGCTATCTCGAGATACCATAATGACTAATGATTACAAAACAAAAGAAGACAATATTCATAATAATCCAAGAGGCGACAGTCAGGTTAGGCGAGCAACTTTTATTCAAACAGGAGGATGAATCCTGGCTGGTATTTATAAAGCGCAAACAAATATGAGACAATCTCATCTGTTAGAAGAGTATATATTTGCGCGAATACGACTTTCTCTGAATTTTCTTGATTGGGTAAACTTTTTACCGAAGCAAAACGCATTAAAAAAGTGGatttaactaaaaaaaatcaaacgattTTAGAAGTCCCCAACACACAATGCCTGGggaatataatttataaataaataaattgtcccTTACATGATGATGGTCGTGGTGTTTATAATGTCCGTGTCCCAGATGGTGTCCGTAATGTCCATGCCCACCGTGTCCATGTCCGTGCTCGTGTCCGTGTCCATGTCCGTGCTCGTGTCCATGCTCGTGACCGTGTCCATGTCCATGTCCGTGTCCATCGTGGTCGTAGTCGTGGTCGTCGTGGATGTAGGCGTAGCCGTGGCCGTAGGGAGAGCCGTCCTCGTAGTAGCCATCGTGTATTCCGTAACCTGCAAAAGTTGTAATTAATGTAAACGCATATTTAACAATGCATTAAGTTGGAGTATTTACACCACTCTTAGGGGACCGGTTATAGGTTATAGTATAGTTGAATTTTCAAGGTGTCCGAATGCTACTTGAAAGCTGAACATTTGGAACatcttaaaaaaactttaagttCAGACGGTTTTTTTACTGATTTTATAACACATTAATAACAACCAATGCTGTACCGACAATACCGACATCTtctaatttatattaaaattattaaaaataacatatatttttatacgctattttattttttttatacgctAGAGAACGGCGGTCTGAAACTAAATGTTGCGAAGACCGAGTACATGGCATGTGGCGGCACGGACCCCGACACCCCGACCCCATAAAGGTAGGAGACGATTTTGTCGTGAAAAcgaataaattcaaatacctTGGGTCCGTGCTGCACGAATCGGGTGAAATCAATCACGACGTCCAAGCCCGAATTAGCGCTGCTTGGGCAAAATGGCGAGAAGTAACCGGTGTCCTCTGCGACCCCAGGATACCGGTGAAGATAAAGGGCCTTGTGTACAAGAGCATCATCCGACCAGTCCTACTATATGGTAGCGAGACCTGGCCTGTCCTCGGAAGGCATGTCCAGCAGCTTCACGTCACGGAGATGAAGATGTTgcgatggatgtgtggcgttaCGCGACTAGATCGCATACGTAACGAACACATCAGTGGCAGCCTCGGAATCCGTGACGTAGCGGATAAGCTGCAGGAAAGTCGCCTCCGATGGTATGGCCATATTCGCCGCAGACCGgtagactacgtcggaaatagatgcctcaatctcactgtccaaggccctagattacgcggtaggcctaagaagcgctggctggacgtcgtgacagcggacatgggagagaacaatctcacacccgaggatgccgaagaccgggcaaagtggagaagactgagcaggaaagcggaccctggcgccaggccgggaaaacgctaggtcgaagaagaagaacatatattttttatctaaAGGTCTCTATGTGACTTTAGCTCCGTTTACGCCTCCCGATTGTTTGGGATACTATTGAAAGACATACAATTacgagtaaaggatgactcacgttagaccgggccgtgtccgggtttccggagcttacttttctatgagatgacaggcgatcacgtgacgctttccatggaaaacgatgcgccggaagctccggctcggacacggacacggcccggtctaacgtgtcatccttaacacattcactgcccccaacgcacatgtgcgttcagcgTCATATAAGTTTGATTCTAGGCCACGCCccttggcagtgaatgcgttaaaacATACCTGCCTACAAATAAGACGACCTGTCCGGATGTTTTGCCCAGCTTGCCGCTGTATTATTTCGGGTTGCAAGGGAACTTGCGCTTTTTAGCCGTTTCATTCAGAACCTGTTCTCGTTCCTGTCGAGCTTCTGAACCGGTCGCTAGAGGATTTATATCGCAATATTTTTATTGGCAGAAGGTACCAACATTGCTAATTGTAATTGCCTTAGTATAAGTGTAACTAGTTTcgtatttattcatttaatcaTCCGTGACTAACTATCTGCAATTACTATTATTATTCAAGAGATGAATTTGTAAATTAGGGTGCCTTATCCTCCTACGTTCCGATGTCCTTTTAAAAGGACTAATTCCAATCGAATTTGAACTACAATGGAATAAAAGAAGATTCCAAAtccaaaactgcaaaaatgactcGGGGACTTGGAGGTTGCTCCCAATCGTCTTCGTTATTTGTAATCTGGATTTTCCCAAGGAACAAATATTGCATCTTTTTCCTTAATATGGCAAACGAAAGTGCCACACACACTACGCAGATTCAAACCACGTTGTTTCTTCGACGTTTCTTCTCAAGGTCGTGATGTGAGTAGCTCATGACGTGACATACAGTTTACATTCCAATTACGACTGCAGCAGCGTTATT
This window encodes:
- the LOC134796989 gene encoding zinc transporter SLC39A7-like, producing the protein MCGVSGEFLLRILLLNFVYIENNFVTCEELPNNVFNANIRDYYVKEDDNLTNVKTLQKEEVGRYASFAPIRNPIRFKEIPDNALSSSSYSRGLLHHDHGGHHEGYGIHDGYYEDGSPYGHGYAYIHDDHDYDHDGHGHGHGHGHEHGHEHGHGHGHEHGHGHGGHGHYGHHLGHGHYKHHDHHHLATKALLWPIAGIALLGAAAALVTNPVLLQLGVVSGKRRRRDTLEISGESGSDENWPLDPYSVDRKSKKGSLAKKVPGHVSKSENNRFVPIPLKFNKEH